One Paenibacillus sp. FSL W8-0186 genomic window carries:
- a CDS encoding class I SAM-dependent rRNA methyltransferase, giving the protein MPSVILQRSRKKRLEQGHPWIYSNEIEKVEGGPQPGGLVSVLDWRDKFLATGYYNPDSQITVRVISYQPLEAMDTAFFIQRFEQCLAHRNRFLQEDAYRLVYGEADFLPGLVVDRFGDVLVVQLLTLGMDRCRDSIVEALAAVLQPAGIYERSDVSVRALEGLEEVKGPLYGDPPRHVTVTENGLLIQVDIWQGQKTGYFFDQRENRASIEPLMTGWGERSGVTLQQLPADGGGFRMAPVNRKGKEVVFPYWDGATVLECFSHTGSFTLHACKYGAKKVTCLDISEHAIQSARENVRLNGFEERVEFVVADAFEYLRSQVKGQDERRLRAADTGKVDTSQPMTAGGGRTWDVVILDPPAFAKTKGAVKGACRGYKDINLHGLKLVNEGGYLVTASCSYHMKPELFLQTIQEAAMDAGKVLRLIEWRAAGKDHPQILGVNEGHYLKFAIFEVRSKTF; this is encoded by the coding sequence GTGCCATCAGTTATATTGCAACGCAGTCGTAAAAAACGGCTGGAACAGGGGCATCCTTGGATTTACAGCAATGAAATCGAGAAAGTAGAGGGCGGGCCGCAGCCGGGCGGCCTAGTATCCGTGCTGGATTGGAGGGACAAGTTCCTGGCAACGGGCTACTACAATCCCGATTCGCAAATTACGGTTCGTGTCATATCCTATCAACCGCTTGAAGCGATGGACACCGCCTTCTTCATCCAGCGTTTCGAACAGTGTCTTGCGCACCGCAACAGATTTCTGCAGGAGGATGCCTACCGGCTTGTCTATGGAGAGGCTGATTTCTTGCCGGGACTGGTCGTGGACCGGTTTGGCGATGTTCTTGTCGTACAGCTGCTCACACTGGGGATGGATCGCTGCCGAGACAGCATTGTTGAAGCTTTGGCAGCTGTGCTTCAGCCGGCGGGCATCTATGAGCGCAGCGACGTATCCGTCCGCGCCCTGGAAGGTCTTGAGGAGGTCAAGGGTCCGCTGTACGGTGATCCGCCGCGGCATGTGACCGTGACGGAGAATGGCCTATTGATCCAAGTCGATATCTGGCAGGGTCAGAAGACGGGGTATTTCTTTGATCAGCGCGAGAACCGCGCTTCCATCGAACCGCTGATGACAGGTTGGGGAGAAAGGAGCGGGGTTACACTGCAGCAGCTTCCCGCGGACGGCGGCGGATTCCGCATGGCTCCGGTCAACCGGAAGGGCAAGGAGGTTGTTTTTCCCTATTGGGATGGAGCCACCGTGCTGGAATGCTTCTCTCATACCGGCAGCTTTACGCTTCATGCATGCAAGTACGGCGCTAAGAAGGTAACCTGCCTCGATATTTCCGAGCACGCGATCCAAAGCGCCCGGGAGAACGTCAGGCTAAACGGCTTTGAAGAACGGGTGGAGTTCGTCGTGGCGGATGCTTTCGAGTATTTGCGCAGCCAGGTCAAGGGGCAGGACGAACGGCGTCTGCGCGCTGCCGATACCGGCAAGGTAGACACCTCTCAGCCAATGACGGCCGGCGGTGGCCGTACCTGGGACGTCGTCATACTCGATCCGCCGGCTTTTGCCAAGACGAAAGGGGCGGTCAAAGGGGCGTGCAGAGGGTACAAGGACATTAATTTGCATGGCCTGAAGCTGGTGAACGAGGGCGGTTACCTGGTTACTGCCAGCTGTTCCTACCATATGAAGCCGGAGCTGTTCCTGCAGACGATTCAGGAAGCCGCGATGGATGCGGGCAAGGTACTCAGGCTGATCGAATGGCGGGCGGCCGGGAAAGACCATCCGCAAATTTTAGGCGTTAATGAAGGGCACTATTTGAAGTTTGCGATCTTTGAGGTGCGGAGCAAGACGTTCTAA
- the addB gene encoding helicase-exonuclease AddAB subunit AddB codes for MSLQLIIGRSGSGKSSLILERITSMLRADPAGPPIILIAPEQGTFQIERAIVQSEQLYGTVRAQVLGFHRLALRVMQETGGSALIPISEEGKKMLLYKIMRRHRKELKLYKQSGDQLGVIDRINALYSELKKHDADFSALDKYGEVLERSDGESPLLKDKLHDLSMIYREFDQELSKLYIDAEDHVVKLAEGAPNSSYLRGADIWIDGFQSFTPQEYKAIGALMSAASSMTVSLTLDRPYDDGVMPHELNLFHSTAVTYMKLRELAEECGVEVKPAEVLGTRPFPRFKGNGILSHLEFAYEHRTPWKGAAPPEDLSAALSLQAAGSRRAEIEGAARAMVALAREQGARWREMALLVRNLEDYDHLVGPLFEEYGIPYFFDQKRSVLYHPMVELIRGALDVVLKFWKYEDVFRCVKSEFLLPLDGSLTRSDMDRLENYALASGIHGYRWNDGRPWKSTPSLSLEGPERQAEQAESESMRLLERCREAIVTPLSAFETRLKRSRNTREMCTAVYRLLEDTEAAHRLDKLAHEAHRQGRPQEAMEHRQLWSAVLDLLDQIVEMMGEEQLSLDIFAGIMETGLQDLKLSLVPPSLDQVLIGSTDRTRSSHVEHLFLLGVNEGIMPASLQEEGVLSDQERTRLSEIGIRLAPGLTRRLLDERFLIYEALSAASRSLWLSYPLADEEGKALLPSEVIRHVKTIFPSLQERFLAEAPAAGDPEERQLEYVSRPAPTLSRLIDQLRLWRNGEPISPVWWNVLGWYKTRPEWDGKVARLLGSLEYRNKVRGLSAATSRRLYGKRLRTSVSRMEKFSACPFSHFASHGLKLKERQIYRLKAPDIGQLFHAALSSMALTFKEQNRSWGSLSSEQCLKEAEDAVDRIAPKLQGEILLSSKRYGYITRKLKNIVGRASIILGEHSRRGSFEPIGLELDFGPGQTLPPLTFELPNGCVMEIVGRIDRVDVAEGEQGLLLRVIDYKSSQTDLKLHEVYYGLSLQMLTYLEVLLASSESWLGERAMPAGTLYFHVHNPLLQSSNGMSPEQAEQEMLKRFKMKGLLLADRDVISKMDSVLDKGYSDILPVAVKADGGFYSSASVATEEQWHKLLRSAKRTITEIGTRITEGDVRITPYRLGTETACTHCAFKPVCRFDETVEDVSYQVLSKPGKDKLWELFEQNDREEGQR; via the coding sequence ATGTCACTTCAATTGATCATCGGCCGTTCAGGAAGCGGCAAGAGCAGCTTGATTCTGGAGCGGATTACCTCGATGCTAAGAGCCGACCCGGCGGGTCCGCCGATTATTTTGATCGCCCCGGAACAGGGGACGTTCCAGATTGAACGTGCTATCGTCCAGTCGGAGCAATTATATGGTACCGTCAGAGCCCAGGTTCTCGGCTTTCACCGTCTGGCTCTGCGGGTTATGCAGGAAACGGGCGGATCGGCGCTTATACCGATCAGCGAAGAGGGCAAGAAGATGCTTCTCTACAAAATTATGCGCAGGCACCGCAAAGAGCTGAAGCTATACAAGCAGTCGGGCGATCAGCTTGGTGTAATTGACCGGATCAATGCGCTGTACAGCGAGCTGAAGAAACATGATGCCGATTTCTCGGCATTGGACAAATATGGGGAAGTCCTCGAAAGGTCCGATGGCGAATCGCCGCTCCTGAAGGATAAGCTGCATGATCTCAGCATGATCTATCGCGAATTTGACCAGGAATTATCCAAACTCTACATAGATGCCGAGGATCATGTCGTCAAGCTTGCCGAGGGTGCTCCGAATTCCTCCTATCTTCGCGGGGCCGACATTTGGATCGACGGGTTCCAGTCTTTTACCCCCCAGGAGTACAAAGCCATAGGCGCGCTCATGTCGGCGGCCTCCTCGATGACCGTATCGCTGACGTTGGACCGTCCTTATGATGACGGAGTTATGCCGCATGAGCTGAATCTGTTCCATTCCACGGCGGTAACTTACATGAAGCTTCGCGAGCTTGCAGAGGAATGTGGAGTGGAGGTTAAGCCGGCGGAGGTTCTCGGTACACGTCCGTTTCCACGCTTTAAAGGCAATGGGATATTATCGCATTTGGAGTTTGCCTATGAACACCGAACCCCGTGGAAGGGTGCGGCACCGCCGGAGGATTTATCGGCCGCATTGTCTCTGCAAGCGGCGGGCAGCCGGCGCGCGGAAATTGAAGGAGCCGCGCGGGCGATGGTTGCCCTGGCCAGGGAGCAGGGGGCTAGATGGCGAGAAATGGCTCTGCTTGTTAGAAATTTGGAGGATTACGACCATCTCGTCGGCCCGTTATTCGAGGAATACGGCATCCCCTATTTCTTCGACCAGAAGCGGAGCGTCCTCTATCATCCCATGGTAGAGCTGATTCGTGGCGCCTTGGACGTTGTATTGAAATTTTGGAAATACGAGGATGTATTCCGCTGCGTCAAGAGTGAATTTCTGCTGCCGCTGGACGGCAGCTTGACGCGCAGCGATATGGACCGGCTCGAAAACTATGCGTTGGCGAGTGGAATTCACGGCTACCGCTGGAACGATGGCCGACCCTGGAAGAGCACGCCCAGCCTGTCATTGGAAGGCCCTGAACGTCAGGCCGAGCAAGCGGAGAGCGAGTCCATGCGCTTGCTGGAGCGCTGCCGCGAGGCGATTGTAACGCCTTTATCCGCTTTCGAGACGAGATTGAAGCGGAGCCGCAATACCCGTGAAATGTGCACGGCGGTCTACAGGCTGCTCGAAGATACCGAGGCTGCCCATCGTCTGGACAAGCTGGCGCATGAGGCCCATCGCCAGGGAAGGCCGCAGGAGGCAATGGAACATCGCCAGCTATGGAGCGCCGTCTTGGACCTCCTCGATCAAATCGTAGAAATGATGGGAGAAGAGCAGCTTAGCTTGGATATATTCGCTGGAATTATGGAGACAGGGCTGCAGGATCTCAAGCTGTCTCTTGTTCCGCCATCCCTGGATCAGGTATTGATCGGGAGCACGGATCGTACGCGTTCAAGCCATGTTGAGCATCTATTTCTGCTTGGAGTCAATGAAGGCATCATGCCTGCCAGCCTCCAGGAAGAAGGCGTGCTCAGCGATCAGGAGCGGACACGGCTCTCCGAGATCGGCATCAGGCTTGCCCCTGGCCTGACAAGAAGACTCCTTGATGAGCGCTTCCTTATTTACGAGGCCTTGTCGGCGGCGAGCCGCTCGCTGTGGCTAAGCTATCCGCTGGCTGACGAAGAGGGCAAGGCCCTTCTGCCTTCCGAGGTTATCCGGCATGTGAAGACGATTTTTCCGAGTCTGCAGGAACGCTTCCTGGCAGAAGCTCCGGCCGCAGGCGATCCCGAGGAACGGCAGCTTGAATATGTGAGCCGGCCGGCGCCAACATTGTCCCGGTTAATCGATCAGCTGCGGCTATGGAGAAACGGCGAGCCGATCTCTCCGGTATGGTGGAACGTTCTGGGCTGGTATAAGACCCGCCCGGAATGGGATGGCAAAGTTGCTCGCCTGCTTGGCTCACTGGAATACCGCAACAAGGTACGGGGGCTGTCTGCCGCGACGAGCCGGCGATTATACGGCAAGCGTCTTCGGACTAGCGTGTCCCGGATGGAGAAGTTTTCGGCATGTCCGTTTTCACATTTCGCCTCTCACGGTTTGAAGCTGAAGGAACGGCAAATTTACCGGCTGAAGGCGCCGGATATCGGCCAACTGTTCCATGCGGCGCTAAGCTCGATGGCGCTTACGTTCAAGGAGCAGAATCGCAGCTGGGGCAGTCTTTCCTCCGAACAATGTCTGAAAGAGGCGGAGGACGCGGTCGACCGGATTGCGCCAAAGCTGCAGGGTGAAATCCTGCTGAGCTCGAAGCGTTATGGGTACATTACCCGCAAGCTTAAGAATATCGTGGGCCGTGCCTCTATCATTCTCGGAGAGCATTCCAGAAGAGGCAGCTTCGAGCCGATCGGCCTGGAGCTGGATTTCGGTCCCGGACAAACCCTTCCCCCGCTGACCTTCGAGCTTCCAAACGGATGCGTCATGGAAATCGTTGGACGGATCGACCGGGTCGACGTCGCGGAGGGAGAGCAAGGGCTGCTGCTGAGAGTTATCGATTACAAGTCAAGCCAGACGGATCTGAAGCTTCACGAGGTGTATTACGGCTTGTCGCTGCAAATGCTCACCTATCTTGAGGTGCTGCTTGCGTCCAGCGAATCGTGGCTTGGGGAAAGGGCAATGCCCGCCGGCACGCTGTACTTTCATGTCCATAACCCGCTTCTGCAGAGCAGCAACGGCATGAGCCCGGAGCAAGCTGAACAGGAGATGCTGAAACGATTCAAAATGAAGGGACTGCTGCTTGCGGATAGGGATGTCATTTCCAAGATGGACAGCGTTTTGGATAAGGGGTATTCCGATATTCTTCCGGTCGCCGTCAAAGCTGACGGGGGCTTCTACAGCAGCGCTTCTGTCGCTACGGAAGAGCAATGGCACAAGCTGCTTCGATCGGCCAAGCGGACCATAACGGAAATCGGAACGAGAATTACGGAAGGAGACGTCCGAATCACTCCTTATCGGTTGGGCACCGAGACGGCATGCACGCACTGCGCCTTTAAACCGGTCTGCCGTTTTGATGAAACAGTGGAGGACGTTTCTTATCAGGTGCTGAGCAAGCCCGGCAAGGATAAGCTGTGGGAGCTGTTCGAGCAAAATGACAGAGAGGAGGGGCAAAGATGA
- the addA gene encoding helicase-exonuclease AddAB subunit AddA: MSIPKPPGSYWSDDQWKAISLSGSNMLIAAAAGSGKTAVLVERIIRKLCSTDQPLSVDRLLVATFTKAAATEMRQRIREALEKELSRNPANEHLGRQLAMLGRASITTLHSFCMEVIQRYYTLIPLDPGFRIASESETALLRQEVLEELFEEKYALEREGSPFLRLVDWFGGERSDDAVFFLVQKLYDFSRSHPWPDFWLRQAAEAFAAPSVEALEKSLWVSSILSDAKLTLEGAGELLRQAEAIALSPGGPQPYAATLEEDIAMVELMLAYVHEGQWSLLHGKFDAIAFGKLKPCKKDQTDPTLQERVKTLREEAKKTLIELRTQLFGRSPEAFLDEMNQMAPLMAELSSFVMEFAKRYRKEKTAKGWLDFSDLEHYCLQILRHPDSTWDKVVPSAAALEYQQQFEEVLLDEYQDTNTVQEDIVRLISRQEPGNRFMVGDVKQSIYRFRLAEPGLFLQKYRSYGGDASAEGLRIDLARNFRSRREVIDAVNYVFRQVMNETVAEIAYDSRSELVYGEGYPDNDGEDYRPELLLIDRSGDAAAEGETPAAEGESDGARIDEELADLEAVRLEARAIAAKIREMRQKPLRIYDKHLKGLRPVEYRDMVILLRSTLTWAPAMMEELRMEGIPAYGEVSQGYFDASEVETMMSLLQVIDNPMQDIPLAAVLRSPLCNLSEEELAEIRLAAPKGNFYEAVQAYIGPEETDMAGVVATAEISAEAGAEAASWASAEASTAAMAEAAEETMAEIRNSGLLAPEVLADEPKGPLAAASSAEKGGEAGTAPGELWTAEHSAAQAGVKHATLRDRLIVYTGQLEAWRNKAREGELGDLIRDIYRQTGFLDWVGGLPGGAQRQGNLRALLDRARQFEKSSAARGLFRFLRYITRLRENGGDLGAAASAGEQEDAVRIMTIHKSKGLEFPVVFVAGLSKMFNRQDLNTPFLMHKEMGYGPKFVDENTRVSYPTLPNLAIRRRAQLELLAEEIRVLYVALTRPKDKLILISSVKDLAKSVESWGGILANGTEQLPDYLIARGRSYLDWIGPSLIRHPAAAQLRDFAGLPEPAADYGQGSGSDWVISFIAAEQFVTAFAQAAAAKAWAPEEKAMLQALVAGGPVPVRPAEDMGFEDAVKARLDWRYPYEMAGRISAKTSVTEMKTLLAMQEEPPMDWFAAEEARMERRNVLEEKAEYKLHLRRPKFMEEKRMTPTERGTAYHMLMQHLPFDQEAGEETVRRTLQQLVELQIMSREQSAEMDTARVAGFLHSPLGALLRQADWIRREMPFSYGLSVEEAYPRFASATAGVTDEAEADGKRLAIEELAGETVLIQGIIDCLFAVGDKLYLLDYKSDRVLEHQGGVLALAETYRFQLELYAKAIEQIMGRKVDEKWLYFFDHGEAVKLQESSQ; this comes from the coding sequence ATGAGCATACCGAAGCCGCCGGGCAGCTACTGGAGCGACGATCAATGGAAAGCGATATCGCTGTCCGGAAGCAATATGCTGATCGCCGCAGCGGCCGGCTCGGGCAAAACGGCAGTGCTGGTGGAACGCATCATCCGAAAGCTGTGCAGCACGGATCAGCCGCTTAGCGTGGACCGCCTGCTTGTTGCGACTTTTACTAAAGCGGCCGCTACGGAAATGAGGCAGCGCATCAGGGAGGCGCTAGAGAAGGAGCTGTCCCGGAATCCTGCGAATGAGCATCTGGGGCGGCAGCTTGCCATGCTGGGACGTGCTTCGATTACGACCCTTCACTCTTTTTGCATGGAAGTGATCCAGCGCTATTATACGTTGATCCCGCTTGACCCCGGATTCCGCATCGCATCGGAAAGCGAGACCGCCCTGCTTCGCCAGGAAGTGCTCGAGGAGCTGTTTGAGGAGAAATATGCGCTCGAGCGGGAGGGCAGCCCATTTTTGCGTCTGGTGGACTGGTTTGGCGGAGAACGCAGCGACGATGCTGTTTTTTTCCTGGTGCAGAAATTGTACGATTTCTCGCGGAGCCATCCGTGGCCGGACTTTTGGCTGCGGCAGGCCGCAGAGGCCTTTGCCGCTCCTAGCGTGGAGGCTTTGGAGAAAAGCTTGTGGGTCAGCAGCATACTGAGCGATGCGAAGCTGACCCTCGAAGGAGCTGGGGAGCTGCTGCGGCAGGCCGAGGCGATCGCTTTGTCCCCTGGCGGACCGCAGCCTTACGCTGCCACTCTGGAAGAGGACATCGCGATGGTCGAGCTGATGCTGGCTTACGTTCATGAAGGGCAGTGGTCTTTGCTACATGGGAAATTCGATGCCATCGCGTTTGGCAAGCTGAAGCCGTGCAAGAAGGATCAGACCGATCCGACACTGCAGGAGCGGGTCAAAACGCTCCGCGAGGAAGCAAAGAAGACACTCATAGAGTTGCGCACGCAGCTGTTCGGCCGCTCGCCCGAGGCGTTTCTGGACGAGATGAACCAGATGGCTCCGCTGATGGCCGAGCTGTCTTCTTTCGTCATGGAATTCGCCAAGCGGTACCGCAAGGAGAAAACGGCCAAAGGTTGGCTCGACTTCTCTGACCTTGAGCATTACTGCCTGCAAATTCTGCGCCATCCGGATTCAACATGGGATAAGGTCGTACCCTCCGCTGCCGCGCTAGAATATCAGCAGCAATTCGAAGAGGTGCTCCTTGACGAATATCAGGATACGAATACGGTGCAGGAGGATATCGTCCGGTTGATTTCCCGGCAGGAGCCGGGCAACCGCTTTATGGTCGGCGACGTGAAGCAGAGCATATACAGGTTCAGGCTGGCTGAGCCTGGACTATTCCTGCAGAAGTACCGGAGCTATGGCGGGGATGCGTCGGCGGAAGGGCTTAGAATTGACCTTGCCCGCAATTTCCGCAGCCGGCGGGAAGTGATCGATGCTGTCAACTATGTCTTCCGGCAAGTCATGAATGAGACTGTTGCGGAAATTGCATATGATTCCCGTTCGGAGCTTGTGTATGGGGAAGGCTACCCTGACAATGACGGGGAGGACTACCGCCCCGAGCTGCTACTGATCGACCGGAGCGGCGATGCGGCCGCGGAGGGTGAAACTCCGGCAGCGGAGGGCGAGTCAGACGGAGCGAGAATCGACGAGGAGCTTGCTGATTTGGAGGCGGTTCGTCTGGAGGCCCGGGCCATTGCGGCCAAAATACGGGAGATGCGGCAGAAGCCTCTGCGCATTTACGATAAACACCTGAAGGGCTTGCGTCCCGTGGAATACCGGGACATGGTCATTTTGCTCCGCTCTACATTGACCTGGGCTCCCGCTATGATGGAGGAGCTTCGGATGGAAGGTATCCCGGCCTATGGAGAAGTGAGCCAGGGGTATTTCGACGCCTCTGAGGTCGAAACGATGATGTCCCTGCTCCAGGTCATTGATAACCCGATGCAGGATATTCCGCTGGCCGCCGTCCTTCGTTCGCCGCTCTGCAATTTGTCCGAGGAGGAGCTGGCTGAAATACGTCTTGCTGCTCCAAAAGGAAATTTCTATGAGGCTGTGCAGGCTTATATTGGCCCGGAAGAGACGGATATGGCAGGGGTGGTGGCTACTGCCGAAATTTCGGCAGAGGCAGGGGCGGAGGCTGCGTCATGGGCTTCGGCTGAAGCTTCGACAGCTGCTATGGCAGAGGCTGCGGAAGAGACGATGGCAGAGATCAGGAATAGCGGGCTGCTGGCGCCAGAAGTCTTGGCTGATGAACCTAAAGGTCCACTTGCAGCTGCATCCTCAGCAGAAAAGGGCGGCGAAGCTGGAACGGCGCCGGGCGAGCTTTGGACCGCAGAGCACTCGGCAGCTCAGGCCGGAGTAAAGCACGCTACGTTAAGGGACAGGCTAATCGTCTATACGGGGCAGCTCGAAGCTTGGCGGAATAAAGCCAGGGAGGGTGAACTTGGCGACCTGATTAGGGACATTTACCGGCAAACCGGATTTTTGGACTGGGTCGGCGGTTTGCCGGGAGGAGCTCAGCGGCAGGGGAACCTGCGGGCCCTTCTTGACCGGGCTAGACAATTCGAGAAATCCTCAGCCGCGCGCGGCCTGTTCAGGTTTTTAAGATATATTACGAGGCTGCGGGAGAACGGCGGTGACCTTGGCGCGGCGGCTTCTGCCGGAGAACAGGAGGATGCCGTCCGGATTATGACCATCCACAAAAGCAAGGGGCTGGAGTTCCCGGTCGTCTTTGTGGCGGGCTTGTCCAAAATGTTCAATCGGCAGGATTTGAATACGCCGTTCCTGATGCATAAGGAAATGGGCTACGGGCCTAAATTCGTCGATGAGAATACGCGGGTGAGCTATCCCACGCTTCCGAATCTGGCGATTCGCCGCCGGGCGCAGCTGGAGCTGCTGGCCGAGGAAATACGAGTGTTGTACGTGGCGCTGACCAGGCCTAAAGACAAACTCATTCTGATTTCCTCGGTCAAAGATTTGGCCAAATCGGTGGAGTCATGGGGAGGTATTCTGGCGAACGGCACCGAGCAGCTTCCTGATTATTTGATTGCCCGGGGGCGCAGTTACCTGGATTGGATCGGGCCTTCCTTAATCCGCCACCCGGCTGCGGCGCAGCTTCGCGATTTCGCCGGGTTACCGGAGCCTGCTGCGGACTATGGACAGGGAAGCGGTTCTGACTGGGTGATAAGCTTCATTGCCGCTGAGCAGTTTGTGACTGCCTTTGCACAAGCGGCAGCGGCCAAAGCTTGGGCGCCGGAGGAGAAGGCTATGCTGCAGGCCCTGGTAGCCGGCGGTCCCGTTCCCGTCCGCCCGGCGGAGGATATGGGGTTCGAAGATGCCGTGAAGGCAAGGCTGGACTGGCGCTACCCTTACGAAATGGCCGGCCGGATATCGGCCAAGACATCAGTTACCGAAATGAAGACGCTTTTGGCCATGCAGGAGGAGCCGCCGATGGATTGGTTCGCCGCAGAGGAAGCGCGCATGGAGCGGCGGAACGTTCTTGAAGAGAAGGCCGAATACAAGCTGCATTTGCGCCGTCCGAAATTTATGGAGGAGAAGCGGATGACGCCGACCGAACGGGGAACGGCGTATCATATGCTCATGCAGCATCTTCCTTTTGACCAGGAGGCGGGCGAAGAGACGGTTCGCCGGACGCTGCAGCAGCTTGTGGAGCTGCAGATCATGTCCCGGGAGCAGAGCGCGGAAATGGATACTGCGCGGGTTGCCGGATTTTTGCATAGCCCGCTGGGCGCTTTGCTTCGCCAGGCTGATTGGATTCGGCGGGAGATGCCGTTTAGCTACGGCCTGTCTGTGGAGGAAGCTTACCCGCGGTTCGCTTCGGCTACAGCGGGCGTCACAGATGAAGCTGAAGCGGACGGGAAACGGCTGGCGATTGAGGAACTGGCCGGAGAGACCGTGCTGATTCAAGGGATTATCGACTGCTTGTTCGCTGTTGGGGATAAGCTGTACTTGCTGGATTATAAAAGCGACCGGGTGCTGGAGCACCAGGGAGGCGTGCTGGCGCTGGCGGAAACCTATCGTTTCCAGCTTGAGCTGTATGCCAAAGCGATCGAACAGATCATGGGCCGCAAGGTCGATGAGAAATGGCTGTACTTTTTCGATCATGGGGAAGCGGTCAAATTGCAGGAATCATCGCAGTAG